Below is a window of Mycobacterium dioxanotrophicus DNA.
CCAGTGAGTGTGCTGTCAGTACGTGGGGAATGCCGTACAGCAGCGCGGTGAGATGCCCTGCCATGCCCGTGTACCAGGTGTGCGAGTGCACGACCGTCGCCTGCGCGGCGCTGTTGACCATGTTCAGATCGGCCGAGAGCGTCGACAGCGCCGCATTGGCGCCCGCCAACGCGGGGTCGGGCTGTGCCACGATGGCCCCTTCGCGCGGTGCACCCATACAGTGCACGTCGACCTCACACAAATGACGTAGCTGGGCGACGAGCTCCGTGACATGAACTCCCGCACCGCCGTACACCTCGGGTGGATACTCCCGAGTCATCATGGCCACCCGCATATCTGGAACCGTAATGGGCCGCCCCGTCGTAGCGCAGGATTGTGGGCAACCTCGTGCCGAGAATGTTGGTGGCCACGATGCGAAAAGGCTTGTGGACACGGGCCACCAATCGTGTCAATGGCTGGCAGCACTGCGTGGCTGCGGATAGGTTTGCAGCATGAGGGAGCTGCCACACGTGCTGGGCATTGTTCTGGCCGGCGGAGAGGGCAAGCGGCTGTACCCGTTGACGGCGGACCGGGCCAAACCAGCGGTTCCGTTCGGCGGCGCATACCGGTTGATCGACTTTGTGCTGTCGAATCTGGTCAACGCACGTTATCTGCGCATCTGCGTTCTCACGCAATACAAATCGCATTCTCTGGACCGCCACATCAGCCAGAACTGGAGGTTGTCGGGTCTGGCCGGCGAGTACATCACGCCGGTGCCCGCGCAGCAGCGGCTCGGACCGCGCTGGTACACCGGATCTGCCGATGCGATCTATCAGTCGATGAACCTGATCTACGACGCGGACCCGGACTACATCATCATCTTCGGCGCCGACCACGTGTACCGCATGGATCCCGAGCAGATGCTCCAGTTCCACATCGAGAGCGGAGCGGGTGCGACGGTCGCCGGGATCAGGGTTCCCCGCGCGGAGGCCAGCGCGTTCGGGTGCATCGACGCCGACGACACGGGCCGTATCCGGAATTTCATCGAGAAGCCGGCCGACCCGCCCGGCACGCCCGACGATCCCGAGCAGACCTACGTTTCGATGGGCAACTACATCTTCACCACCAAGGTGCTCATCGACGCGATCCGGGCCGACGCTGACGAAGACGGCTCCGATCACGACATGGGTGGCGACATCATCCCGCGGCTGGTGGCCGATGGCATGGCCGCGGTCTACGACTTCAACAACAACGAGGTGCCCGGAGCCACCGAACGTGACCACGGCTATTGGCGCGACGTCGGCACCCTCGACGCGTTCTACGACGCC
It encodes the following:
- the glgC gene encoding glucose-1-phosphate adenylyltransferase; this translates as MRELPHVLGIVLAGGEGKRLYPLTADRAKPAVPFGGAYRLIDFVLSNLVNARYLRICVLTQYKSHSLDRHISQNWRLSGLAGEYITPVPAQQRLGPRWYTGSADAIYQSMNLIYDADPDYIIIFGADHVYRMDPEQMLQFHIESGAGATVAGIRVPRAEASAFGCIDADDTGRIRNFIEKPADPPGTPDDPEQTYVSMGNYIFTTKVLIDAIRADADEDGSDHDMGGDIIPRLVADGMAAVYDFNNNEVPGATERDHGYWRDVGTLDAFYDAHMDLVSVHPVFNLYNKRWPIRGESENLAPAKFVNGGSAQESVVGAGSIVSAASVRNSVLSSNVVIDDGAIVEGSVLMPGTRVGRGAVVRKAILDKNVVVGPGEMVGVDLEKDRERFSVSAGGVVAVGKGIWI